A single genomic interval of Spirosoma linguale DSM 74 harbors:
- a CDS encoding DNA primase (KEGG: gsu:GSU3090 DNA primase~TIGRFAM: DNA primase~PFAM: zinc finger CHC2-family protein; DNA primase catalytic core domain; TOPRIM domain protein~SMART: zinc finger CHC2-family protein; Toprim sub domain protein), whose translation MRIPEETVERIRQSADILEVINDFVSLKKRGSNYIACCPFHNEKTPSFNVNPTRQIYKCFGCGKAGDSVRFIMDIENIGYGEALRYLAKKYGIEIEEQEQTPEDLLRQNERESLLIVLNFAKTFFQETLKTTDEGKSIGLSYFRERGFTNPTIDAFELGYTLDQWDALLKEGIRRGYSRDLLEKAGLILVKEGSAGGDSKVFDRFRGRVMFPIHNVSGRVIAFGARILKTDKNQPGGAAPKYLNSPETSVYHKSQVLYGIYQAKQAIRQEDVCYLTEGYTDVISLHQAGIKNVVASSGTSLTTEQIRLISRFTPNVTILYDGDAAGIKAALRGLDMVLEEGLNLRLLLLPDGEDPDSYVHKIGADAFKTYIREHSQDFIDFKASRWLTEAGDNPLKRAEGISDVCVSITKIPDALKRQTLSQRVAQVFHVSEQSVISEINRLLRKQHDQSKKDAERQQRTGDPSARKATSSQAMPPGEPSLDDINSLLDGFAPELSEMDFPAEAVAPGKFTTDERTKGVRTPLSYQEEECVRLLINYGVRELEPGITLCQYVLSELHEIEFQTAPYDLILTLFREAYSRGDILTADDFLNHRSDASDRPGGAEIQNQAIHLTTPRYEISEGWLKHEIFVPSEEEVGILADAAYRNILRIKKLLAEQRMATLQQLLRESGSKSPEEADQLLTEFMHFKRIDIEISSLLGTVISG comes from the coding sequence ATGCGAATCCCTGAAGAAACCGTCGAACGAATTCGCCAGTCAGCCGACATTCTGGAGGTAATAAATGATTTCGTATCGCTCAAGAAGCGAGGTAGTAACTACATTGCCTGCTGCCCGTTTCATAATGAGAAAACACCGTCATTCAACGTTAACCCAACCCGGCAGATTTATAAATGCTTTGGGTGTGGCAAAGCGGGAGACTCGGTCCGATTTATCATGGATATCGAGAATATTGGTTATGGCGAAGCATTACGTTATCTGGCCAAGAAGTATGGCATCGAAATAGAGGAGCAGGAGCAAACTCCCGAAGACTTGCTGCGGCAGAACGAACGCGAAAGCTTATTAATCGTTCTGAACTTTGCCAAAACGTTTTTTCAGGAGACTCTGAAAACGACCGACGAAGGCAAAAGCATTGGCCTGAGTTATTTCCGGGAGCGGGGCTTTACCAACCCAACCATCGATGCCTTTGAGCTGGGTTATACACTCGACCAATGGGATGCGCTGTTGAAAGAAGGCATACGTCGTGGCTATAGTCGGGATTTGCTGGAGAAAGCCGGGCTTATTTTAGTCAAGGAGGGTTCGGCCGGGGGGGATAGCAAAGTATTTGACCGGTTTAGGGGGCGGGTTATGTTTCCAATCCACAACGTCTCGGGGCGGGTGATTGCCTTTGGGGCAAGGATTCTGAAAACCGATAAGAACCAGCCGGGTGGCGCTGCTCCCAAATATCTTAACTCGCCGGAAACGTCGGTTTATCACAAAAGCCAGGTTCTGTACGGTATCTATCAGGCAAAACAGGCCATACGGCAGGAGGATGTCTGTTATCTAACCGAAGGCTATACTGATGTAATTTCTCTTCACCAGGCGGGCATCAAAAACGTGGTCGCTTCATCGGGGACATCTTTAACCACAGAGCAGATTCGCCTGATTTCCCGCTTCACACCAAACGTCACGATTCTTTATGATGGCGATGCGGCAGGTATTAAAGCGGCTTTGCGTGGACTCGATATGGTGCTGGAGGAGGGGCTTAACCTTAGACTCCTGCTTTTACCCGATGGCGAAGACCCGGATAGTTACGTACATAAAATCGGTGCTGATGCCTTCAAAACCTACATTCGGGAGCATTCGCAGGATTTTATCGACTTTAAGGCCAGCCGATGGCTAACCGAAGCGGGTGATAACCCACTCAAACGAGCCGAGGGTATCTCCGACGTGTGTGTCAGCATCACCAAAATTCCGGATGCGCTTAAACGCCAGACCCTGTCTCAGCGGGTAGCGCAGGTCTTTCATGTTAGCGAGCAATCGGTCATATCGGAAATTAACCGACTACTACGAAAGCAGCACGATCAGAGTAAAAAGGATGCTGAGCGGCAGCAGCGAACGGGCGATCCATCAGCCCGAAAAGCGACTAGTTCCCAGGCAATGCCGCCCGGTGAGCCTTCTCTCGATGACATAAATTCGCTACTTGACGGCTTTGCTCCGGAGCTTTCTGAAATGGATTTTCCGGCCGAAGCTGTTGCTCCGGGTAAATTCACTACGGATGAGCGCACAAAAGGCGTCAGAACGCCGTTATCTTATCAGGAGGAGGAGTGCGTACGACTGCTGATAAACTATGGTGTACGCGAACTGGAGCCCGGTATAACGCTTTGCCAGTATGTGCTGAGTGAGTTGCACGAAATAGAATTCCAGACAGCACCCTACGACTTGATTCTGACGCTCTTCAGAGAGGCCTATTCGCGTGGGGATATTCTAACCGCCGATGACTTTTTGAATCACCGTTCTGACGCTTCAGACCGGCCGGGTGGTGCCGAAATCCAGAACCAGGCAATTCATTTAACGACACCGCGCTACGAAATCAGTGAAGGGTGGCTGAAGCACGAAATCTTCGTTCCGTCGGAAGAGGAGGTTGGGATTTTGGCCGATGCTGCTTATCGGAACATTTTGCGTATTAAAAAACTGCTGGCTGAGCAGCGAATGGCTACACTACAGCAACTGCTGCGCGAGTCGGGAAGTAAGTCTCCAGAAGAAGCCGATCAGTTGTTAACGGAGTTTATGCATTTTAAACGGATAGATATCGAGATATCGAGTCTGCTGGGAACGGTTATTTCAGGATAG
- a CDS encoding gliding motility-associated lipoprotein GldH (TIGRFAM: gliding motility-associated lipoprotein GldH), giving the protein MKPLGLVLLVTLLLGGCDSGAVYKEYTDIEDGKWYIKNAPSFTFEITDTSVPYNIYYNLRNSLSYGYYNLYLTRYLRDATGKELESRLDELILMDPKTGKPNGDGLGDLFDHKFLMKRNYRFPKPGKYTMQLRQYMRQDPLLNIMSVGITVEKAVPSH; this is encoded by the coding sequence ATGAAACCATTGGGATTAGTATTACTAGTAACGTTACTGCTCGGCGGCTGCGATTCGGGCGCAGTTTATAAGGAATACACGGATATCGAAGACGGGAAGTGGTACATTAAAAACGCCCCTTCGTTTACGTTCGAAATCACCGATACATCGGTCCCCTACAACATCTATTACAACCTCCGCAATAGCCTGTCGTACGGGTATTACAATCTTTACCTGACCCGCTACCTGCGCGATGCTACTGGTAAAGAACTCGAATCCCGCTTGGATGAACTGATCCTGATGGACCCTAAAACCGGGAAACCCAATGGCGATGGCCTGGGGGATTTGTTCGACCATAAGTTTCTGATGAAACGTAATTATCGTTTTCCGAAACCTGGTAAATACACTATGCAACTACGGCAGTACATGCGTCAGGACCCGCTGCTCAACATCATGAGCGTGGGCATTACGGTCGAAAAAGCCGTTCCTTCTCATTAA
- a CDS encoding transcriptional repressor, CopY family (PFAM: Penicillinase repressor~KEGG: lpp:plpp0075 hypothetical protein), with the protein MEKLTAKEEEVMQVLWKMEQGYVKDMVPQFTNPPLHYNTVSTIVRNLEEKGYIGHKAYGNTHEYYPIISKEAYQNRFVLKKVVDEYFDNSYKNLVSYFAQNEKISADELREILAMIEKK; encoded by the coding sequence ATGGAAAAATTAACAGCTAAAGAAGAAGAAGTCATGCAGGTGCTCTGGAAAATGGAACAGGGGTATGTAAAAGATATGGTGCCTCAATTTACCAACCCACCACTGCACTACAATACGGTTTCGACCATTGTGCGTAACCTCGAAGAAAAGGGTTATATCGGCCACAAAGCATACGGCAACACCCACGAATACTACCCAATCATCAGTAAAGAAGCCTATCAGAACCGATTTGTCCTGAAGAAAGTAGTTGACGAATATTTTGACAACTCCTATAAGAATCTGGTAAGCTACTTTGCACAGAATGAGAAGATTTCGGCCGACGAGCTTCGGGAAATTCTGGCGATGATCGAGAAAAAATAA
- a CDS encoding two component transcriptional regulator, LuxR family (PFAM: regulatory protein LuxR; Sigma-70 region 4 type 2; response regulator receiver~SMART: regulatory protein LuxR~KEGG: bph:Bphy_7047 two component LuxR family transcriptional regulator) yields MSQFVSDEEITKKFAIRRRDFSILVAQSEQFNCEVLSQLLKEQGYNVVGRAVEMEDTLQQIRVKRPQCVILESEISGQRSFDIVEQMQESNQQTKFILYTRTPDLRMVANAMKIGFFGFLYATDGLDELYRCFQTVSNGGCYYSNGFMSLLKNFGIEIISDRTRDELNRLTQREREVLRMIANGNTANEIAEKLNISYRTAVNHKAHIAKKLELNSCRQLPKYSIAVKNYL; encoded by the coding sequence ATGAGCCAATTCGTCAGTGATGAGGAGATCACTAAAAAATTCGCGATTCGCCGGCGAGACTTTTCGATTCTCGTTGCGCAATCAGAACAGTTCAATTGTGAAGTATTAAGCCAGCTTTTGAAGGAGCAGGGCTATAATGTGGTGGGCCGTGCAGTGGAGATGGAGGATACGCTCCAGCAGATCCGGGTCAAGCGTCCACAATGTGTTATCCTGGAGTCAGAGATTTCGGGGCAGCGTAGCTTCGACATTGTCGAGCAAATGCAGGAGTCAAATCAGCAAACCAAATTCATTTTATATACCCGAACCCCTGACCTCAGAATGGTGGCTAATGCCATGAAGATCGGGTTCTTCGGCTTTCTGTATGCTACAGATGGACTGGATGAATTATACCGTTGTTTCCAGACGGTAAGTAATGGAGGGTGCTATTACAGCAACGGTTTCATGAGCTTACTTAAGAACTTTGGAATAGAGATAATCTCAGACAGAACGCGCGACGAACTTAACCGGCTAACACAACGGGAACGTGAAGTTTTACGGATGATTGCAAACGGTAATACTGCGAATGAAATCGCTGAGAAGTTGAATATCAGCTACCGAACGGCGGTGAATCATAAAGCACATATTGCAAAAAAACTGGAGCTAAACAGCTGTCGACAGTTACCGAAATACAGTATTGCTGTCAAAAACTATCTGTAA
- a CDS encoding phosphoesterase PA-phosphatase related protein (PFAM: phosphoesterase PA-phosphatase related~SMART: phosphoesterase PA-phosphatase related~KEGG: nis:NIS_1417 PAP2 family phosphoesterase), whose product MVIDFLRKNRLFFLPYAFLLLLFGVLQLIYSQEQLMQWVNTRNSAAADALFPYITYLGDGIFFAAVCLLLVFLNRRIGLMAFASFALSSLTSEFLKKVVFKGSPRPLKYFEHSSFQYHLIEGLDIFSYNSFPSGHTITAFALFGLMAFLDENKSRGWIWLLLGVLAGYSRVYLFQHFVEDVFVGSLVGTISSIIIFQLMYGWATKAKTSGDN is encoded by the coding sequence ATGGTAATTGATTTTTTGCGTAAAAACCGGCTCTTTTTTCTTCCCTATGCTTTCCTGCTGCTGCTATTTGGCGTATTGCAACTGATTTATTCGCAGGAGCAGCTAATGCAATGGGTCAATACGCGTAATAGCGCGGCTGCCGACGCCCTTTTTCCGTACATCACGTACCTGGGTGATGGGATTTTTTTTGCTGCGGTTTGTCTGCTTCTCGTTTTTCTTAACAGGCGTATTGGGTTAATGGCCTTTGCAAGTTTTGCGTTGTCGTCCTTAACTTCCGAGTTTCTAAAAAAGGTTGTTTTTAAGGGCTCGCCCCGGCCTTTAAAATATTTTGAGCACTCAAGCTTTCAATATCACCTCATCGAAGGCCTGGATATTTTCAGTTACAACAGCTTTCCATCGGGCCACACCATAACGGCCTTCGCTTTGTTTGGTCTAATGGCGTTTCTGGATGAAAATAAGAGCAGGGGCTGGATTTGGCTGTTACTAGGTGTTCTTGCCGGGTATTCGCGGGTGTATCTTTTCCAACATTTTGTTGAAGATGTTTTCGTGGGTTCGTTGGTTGGCACTATTTCATCCATCATTATATTTCAATTAATGTATGGGTGGGCTACAAAAGCGAAAACCTCTGGCGACAATTAG
- a CDS encoding hypothetical protein (KEGG: nmu:Nmul_A0927 phosphoesterase, PA- phosphatase related), whose amino-acid sequence MISLLHFSKSRNSYYPTVSKRCHRGLLLSLTLLVLLQACQVQPTDPEPLMPQGKTADLYKGDIATQWAAFQLKLTKTTAGFTPPVAARAYGYAGLTLYEAVVPGITTRRSLIGQLQGLTALPQAESGKTYNWALSANAAEATILRSLYPTTSTANKTTLDSLETALQTAFKDTDETVNQRSIDFGKKIASAIFEWSKSDGGDAGYSRNFPASYIVPTGAGLWQPTENGQKIPMQPYWGQNRTFVKANNDLPMPKPLPYSTDTKSATFSQYMDVYNKSKTLTQTEKEIAVWWADNPAETFTPPGHSYNIARIAASETKANLAKAVETFARTGIAIADAFTLCWRCKYTYNNMRPYTYVRLAIDPNWIPFWPAPPFPGYPSGHATQSSSAATVLTALYGENFAFTDNSHVSRAKDATRNVEFKARSFTSFAQAAQESADSRFYGNIHTKQDNETGLIEGKKIGANVNGLTWQK is encoded by the coding sequence ATGATTTCACTTCTCCACTTTTCCAAAAGCAGGAATTCTTATTACCCGACCGTGTCCAAACGTTGCCATCGGGGTCTACTACTCAGTCTGACATTGCTGGTTTTACTACAGGCATGTCAGGTACAGCCAACGGACCCGGAACCCCTAATGCCTCAGGGAAAAACGGCTGATCTGTACAAGGGTGACATAGCAACCCAGTGGGCGGCTTTTCAATTGAAACTGACGAAAACAACTGCCGGATTTACACCCCCAGTGGCCGCGAGGGCCTATGGCTATGCAGGTCTTACCTTGTATGAAGCGGTGGTACCAGGCATAACAACCCGGCGGTCTCTTATAGGACAGCTCCAGGGACTCACTGCGCTGCCACAGGCAGAGTCGGGTAAAACATACAACTGGGCACTAAGCGCCAATGCAGCCGAAGCAACCATTTTACGAAGCCTTTATCCGACAACGAGTACCGCCAATAAGACCACGCTGGACTCGTTGGAAACAGCCTTACAAACGGCGTTTAAAGACACCGACGAAACAGTAAACCAGCGCTCAATTGATTTTGGAAAGAAAATTGCTAGCGCCATTTTTGAGTGGTCTAAGTCTGATGGTGGCGACGCTGGTTATAGCCGAAACTTTCCTGCCAGCTATATTGTGCCCACAGGTGCCGGTCTTTGGCAACCCACCGAAAACGGGCAGAAAATACCTATGCAGCCCTATTGGGGCCAGAACAGAACGTTCGTGAAAGCCAATAACGATCTGCCGATGCCCAAACCACTGCCCTATTCTACAGATACCAAATCGGCAACCTTTAGCCAGTACATGGATGTATATAACAAGTCAAAGACTCTGACTCAGACGGAGAAAGAGATTGCTGTCTGGTGGGCCGACAATCCTGCCGAGACGTTCACCCCTCCGGGCCATTCCTACAACATCGCCCGGATTGCCGCATCGGAAACTAAAGCCAACCTGGCAAAAGCGGTTGAAACGTTTGCGCGCACCGGCATTGCGATAGCCGATGCCTTCACCCTCTGCTGGCGCTGCAAGTATACCTACAACAATATGCGCCCTTATACGTATGTCCGACTGGCCATTGACCCGAACTGGATTCCGTTCTGGCCAGCTCCTCCATTTCCCGGTTATCCATCAGGACATGCCACCCAATCGTCGTCGGCAGCTACTGTGCTGACGGCTTTGTACGGAGAAAACTTTGCATTTACAGATAACTCGCACGTGAGTCGGGCCAAAGATGCTACCCGAAATGTTGAGTTCAAGGCGCGGTCGTTTACGTCGTTTGCGCAGGCAGCGCAGGAATCAGCCGATTCTCGCTTTTACGGCAACATACACACCAAACAGGACAACGAAACCGGCCTGATCGAAGGGAAAAAGATAGGAGCCAACGTAAACGGGCTAACCTGGCAGAAGTAA
- a CDS encoding Amidophosphoribosyltransferase (PFAM: glutamine amidotransferase class-II~KEGG: aci:ACIAD1323 amidophosphoribosyltransferase), which produces MSDAIKHECGIALIRLRKPYQYYIDKYGTALYGANKLYLLMEKQVNRGQDGAGIANIKLDVPAGHRYISRYRSVDQRPVTDIFEKVNKKFRKALKGNKDKAKDAKWLQENIAFTGEVWMGHLRYGTHGANEIENCHPMLRQSNWRSRNLVVAGNFNMTNVEELFDKLVSLGQHPKDKVDTVTVMEKIGHFLDEENQRVFERFKGIYENPDLSDIIEDNLDLQRVLHRSCRDFDGGYAMVGMTGYGAAFVARDPAGIRPAYYYADDEVVVVASEKPAIKTAFNVDYSAIQEVKPGHALIIDKYGEYREQEFVKPIEKKSCSFERIYFSRATDPDIYNERKTLGKLLIPQILEEIDYDLENTVFSYIPNTAETAFFGMVEGLEDYLAKQRKKAIMDGILFEEELDRVLSFRPRIEKLVAKDVKLRTFIADDSQRDDMVSHVYDTTFEVIKKGKDNVVVVDDSIVRGTTLEKSILRMLDRLGPKKIIIVSSAPQIRFPDCYGIDMSKFKEFIGFRAALELLRDRGQEDLLEEVYGQCVAAIESGNANKQNYVKAIFEPFTHDELSRKVAEIVTPADLKAEVAVVYQTVENLHKACPNHSGDWYFTGDYPTPGGNNVVNKAFVNFMEGKLVRAY; this is translated from the coding sequence ATGAGCGACGCCATCAAACATGAGTGCGGTATTGCCCTGATCCGGCTGCGCAAACCGTACCAATATTACATTGACAAGTACGGTACAGCGCTCTACGGCGCTAACAAACTCTACCTGCTTATGGAAAAGCAGGTCAATCGCGGGCAGGACGGAGCCGGGATTGCCAACATCAAACTGGATGTACCCGCCGGACACCGCTACATCAGCCGCTACCGTTCCGTCGACCAACGACCCGTAACGGACATTTTCGAGAAGGTTAATAAGAAATTTCGTAAGGCGCTCAAAGGCAATAAAGATAAAGCTAAAGACGCTAAATGGCTTCAGGAGAACATCGCCTTCACTGGCGAAGTCTGGATGGGCCACCTCCGCTACGGTACGCACGGTGCGAATGAGATCGAAAACTGCCACCCCATGCTCCGGCAAAGTAACTGGCGCAGCCGTAACCTGGTGGTAGCGGGCAATTTCAACATGACAAACGTTGAAGAACTGTTCGATAAACTCGTTTCGCTGGGTCAGCATCCGAAGGATAAGGTTGACACCGTTACGGTGATGGAGAAGATCGGGCACTTCCTGGATGAAGAAAACCAGCGCGTGTTCGAACGGTTCAAGGGTATCTACGAAAACCCCGATCTGTCGGATATTATTGAAGATAATCTCGATTTACAGCGTGTTCTGCACCGTTCCTGCCGTGATTTTGATGGTGGCTATGCTATGGTTGGCATGACAGGCTATGGGGCTGCCTTCGTGGCCCGCGATCCGGCCGGTATTCGTCCCGCCTATTACTACGCCGATGATGAAGTTGTTGTTGTAGCGTCTGAAAAGCCCGCCATCAAAACAGCCTTTAACGTCGACTATAGCGCGATACAGGAAGTGAAACCTGGCCATGCGCTCATCATCGATAAATACGGCGAGTACAGGGAACAGGAGTTCGTAAAACCCATCGAGAAGAAATCATGCAGCTTTGAGCGGATTTACTTCTCACGGGCTACCGACCCCGATATTTACAACGAACGCAAAACGCTGGGAAAACTGCTTATTCCGCAGATTCTCGAAGAAATAGATTATGACCTCGAAAACACGGTCTTCTCCTACATACCAAATACGGCAGAAACCGCTTTCTTCGGTATGGTGGAAGGGCTGGAGGACTACCTGGCCAAGCAGCGCAAGAAAGCCATCATGGATGGTATTCTGTTCGAAGAAGAACTGGACCGGGTGCTTTCATTCCGACCACGGATTGAGAAGCTAGTCGCTAAAGATGTAAAACTGCGCACCTTTATCGCCGATGATTCGCAACGGGACGATATGGTGTCGCACGTGTACGATACTACCTTCGAGGTGATCAAGAAAGGCAAGGATAATGTGGTTGTAGTCGATGACTCCATTGTTCGGGGTACCACGCTGGAGAAGAGTATTCTGCGGATGCTGGATCGACTTGGTCCCAAGAAAATTATCATTGTTTCTTCGGCCCCTCAAATTCGCTTCCCTGACTGTTACGGCATTGATATGTCGAAGTTTAAGGAGTTCATTGGTTTCCGGGCGGCACTTGAGCTTCTCCGCGACCGGGGCCAGGAGGATTTGCTGGAAGAAGTGTACGGCCAATGTGTAGCGGCCATAGAGTCTGGCAATGCTAACAAGCAAAACTACGTTAAGGCGATCTTCGAGCCATTTACGCATGACGAACTGTCGCGTAAAGTAGCGGAAATTGTTACGCCTGCTGATTTGAAGGCTGAAGTTGCGGTTGTGTATCAAACCGTTGAGAATCTGCATAAAGCCTGCCCCAACCATTCCGGCGATTGGTATTTCACTGGTGATTATCCAACGCCCGGCGGGAACAATGTTGTTAACAAGGCCTTTGTTAACTTTATGGAAGGGAAATTGGTAAGAGCCTATTAG
- a CDS encoding response regulator receiver protein (PFAM: LytTr DNA-binding region~KEGG: cvi:CV_1770 two-component transcriptional regulator): MKEIQLTRGFLRKPTNSVLILLSIVLLIEALSWSIGYDIKAHKVQEAGGYWHYVSLLLRSLIVPELVTLFITVTLINHFHHWFKLKNISNDWRSIGNYELQFLPVLLIAFWVFNPITQTIRYLLVFFPNYSISGYWEKYIVETFRWNVYFTYLFPILLIGYIALNISLLQDYLKQRREALEAAEAEAAKVAQEALALSATFSPKPIVPSPYLSYLKGKNSLGELDFPVNDVYYFTIEERFYYAELAKGRYLISKTLNDLEAELDPTQFFRIKRDYIVNRQAVLNYAYWENGKYIVRLNILEGHDIIVPRARMQEFREWLQNNQRPLSSTDSLEKTFTDSF, encoded by the coding sequence ATGAAGGAAATTCAACTAACGCGGGGCTTCCTAAGAAAACCAACAAATAGCGTATTGATTCTGCTGAGCATCGTATTGCTGATAGAGGCCCTGTCGTGGTCTATTGGTTACGATATAAAAGCTCATAAGGTGCAAGAAGCTGGTGGTTATTGGCACTATGTTAGCCTATTGCTACGTTCGCTGATTGTTCCTGAGCTGGTTACTCTTTTTATTACCGTTACCCTCATCAACCATTTCCATCATTGGTTTAAATTGAAGAACATTTCCAATGACTGGCGGTCTATCGGAAATTACGAGTTACAGTTCCTCCCCGTTTTACTAATCGCTTTCTGGGTATTTAATCCGATTACTCAAACAATACGTTACCTCCTGGTCTTTTTCCCAAACTATTCCATTAGTGGGTATTGGGAAAAATACATTGTTGAAACGTTCCGGTGGAATGTATACTTCACATATTTATTTCCGATTCTGCTAATAGGTTATATCGCGCTTAACATCTCTCTCCTTCAAGATTATCTGAAGCAACGGCGGGAAGCACTGGAAGCTGCGGAGGCCGAAGCCGCTAAAGTGGCTCAGGAGGCTCTGGCTTTATCGGCAACGTTTTCGCCAAAACCGATTGTCCCATCGCCTTATTTGTCTTACCTGAAAGGGAAAAATTCGCTGGGTGAATTGGATTTTCCGGTTAACGATGTCTATTACTTTACTATTGAAGAACGATTTTACTACGCTGAGTTGGCCAAAGGGCGTTACTTAATCAGTAAGACGCTAAATGATCTGGAAGCGGAGCTGGACCCCACCCAGTTCTTTCGTATCAAACGTGACTATATTGTTAACCGACAAGCGGTATTGAATTACGCTTATTGGGAAAATGGTAAATACATTGTTCGGCTCAACATTCTTGAAGGCCATGATATAATTGTTCCACGGGCCCGAATGCAGGAATTCAGGGAGTGGCTTCAAAATAATCAGCGTCCTCTCTCCAGCACAGACTCGTTGGAAAAAACGTTTACAGATAGTTTTTGA